The following is a genomic window from Candidatus Nealsonbacteria bacterium CG07_land_8_20_14_0_80_39_13.
TTGACATAAAGAAACTTGATTTCCTGAACGGTTTTTATATCCGCCAAAAATCATCAGAAAGACTAGCCGAGCTTTGTATCCCTTATTTGATAAAAGGAGATCTGATTACGCCCAAAGGAATAATTCACGAAGAAAATCCTGAAGCCTTGCCGAGAGAAATAAAAAATTTTGAGATAATGGAAACCGGCGAAGAAATAAGTAAGGAACAAATTGAGAAAATAATTTCTTTAGAACAGGAAAGGATGAAAAAACTTTCTGATATAGCGGAATCAACTGGTTATTTCTTCAAAGACAAGTTAAAATATGAAAAAGAGCTTTTGAAATGGAAAAATGCCGGTAGCGAAGAAACAAAAATCATTATTGACAAATTAGAAAAAATATTATTTGAAATAAAAGAAGGGGATTGGAGTAAAGAAAATTTGACTGGCATTTTAATGGAAGAAGCGAATAGAGAAGGGGACAGGGGAAAAATTCTGTGGCCATTGAGGGTCGCTTTGACGGGCGAAAAAGCTTCGCCCGGGCCATTTGAAGTGGCGGAGATATTAGGCAAAGAAAAAACATTAAAAAGGCTAAAGGAAGCCTATGGCAATATTTAATAAAAATATAATAATTTTGGCAACAATTGGAATGATTTTCAGTTTCAATATCGTTCAAGCTGAAATGAAAGTTCTTGAAGCGCCTGATACAATAGGGGAAGCCGGGGAGATGAGTAAGAATGTGGCTGAAACAGGGAAAAAAGAGTTGCCGGGAGTCGTAGAAAGTCTTTGGAAAGACAGGGTTTTACCTGTCTGGCAAGGAATGTATTCATGGTTTTACGATAACGTATGGGTGAAAGCCAAGGATTGGTATCTGACAGAGATAAAGCCGAGATTATTCGGCGAATACCAAAAAAGAAAAGAAATAATAACAACTGATTACCATAAAGAAAAACAAAAGATGAAAGAGGAAATTCCTAATGTAGGAAAATCCCTTTGGGAAAAATTCTTGGAAATCATTAAGTGATTAAGGAGGGGGAGGACTTGACAGGGGTTTTCATATCTCTTATTCTTGATATAGAGAACCGAGTATAATAACTCTTACACTCACTAACAATACAAACAAAAAATGGCAAACGAACAATTGAAACAACTTCCTGCTTTTGATGATTTCCTTCTCAATCTTAAGGTAAGCAATCTTTCCCAAGAAACAGTTTATAATTATGAACGGGATTTAGAGGTGCTGCAAAATTTTCTGACAGAAGAAAATATTGATTTTGAAAAAATTAATAAAAAAACAATCCTCAACTATAAGGCCTATTTGGCTTCCCAAGACAGAAAAACGGCCAAAGACCACGAAACAAAGAAAAAACTGGGGGGTTATTCCGTAAACAGGATGCTATCAACCCTTCGCTCTTATTTAAAGTTCCTGATAGATATGGACTATAAGCCCTCTATTTCGCCAAGCGAGATTAAATTAGTGAAAAACGAAAGAAAGCACCCCAGAATCGGAGAACTTGAAGAAATAATTAAATTAATTGAATCCCCCACTGAATTCGAAAAAAATAAAATTGTGGCCATTAGGAATCGCGCCTTGCTGGAAACATTATTTTCAACGGGGATGAGAATTTCCGAACTCGTAAACTTAAAAGCAAATCAAATTGATAAAACCGGCAAGGTCTTTATCAAGGGGAAGGGCAAAAAAGAAAGGTTTGTTTATTTAACCCCAAGGGCTGAAAAACATATAAAAAATTATATGGAAATTCGCGGCGGAATTGATTCTTCTTACCTATTTTTGCCCTATAGGGGTAAAAATGTCCATCAAAAAGATAAAAAAATTTCCACTAATTACCTGCAGGAAAAAGTTAAGAGGTACAGAGAGTTATTGGGCATTAACGTTCCTATTTCTTGCCACTCTATCAGACACGCTTTCGCAACTTATCTGGCTGAAAAAGGAGCCAGTCCCACTGCCATTCAAATTTTATTAGGCCATGAATCGTTAGACACAACCACTCGCTATGTTAATGCGTCTGACAAATACGCAGAAGGAGTTTTTCGAAAATTTCACCCATTAAAAGATTAGATTCTATGTCATCTAACTTATCTCCATTAAAACTTTGGAAAAATTGGCGGACAGTTGAGAAAAAAATCCGAAAAGAAATAAATTGGCTACGAAGCGCCATCGATGTTTTCCGTAAAGATGAAAGAGTTGATACGATAGGTTGCGATGAATGCTTCTTGCGACAAATAGCTATTTTAATTATTTTTGGAAAAGTTAATGCTACTGAAATCACAAAAGCGCCGGTGCTAAAAGAATTTTGGAAAGATGAAAAAATAACCGGCAAAAAAAATAAAGGGGAAATATATCATGGCTCGGATTGGCACAGAGAAAAAATGAAAAAAATTGAAAATCATTTTATTTTTCTGGGATTTAAAGTAATACGAGAACCAAACCTAAATCAAGGTAGGGCTGATTTGGGAGTATATAAAAAAGGAGAACAAGATTTATTTATAGAAGTAGGAACGATTTCCCTTTTTAAACTTTGGTTAAATTTAAGATCAATGAAAAATTTTACTTATTTAATTGTCCCCAATGATAATAATTTAATAGAATTCGTTGTTAAAAAATAGGACCCCTCCCCTATTTTAATAAGCGTTTAACGCCTTTATTATCGCCCAAAAAGCCGTTCTATAGCCTTTTGAGAAAAACGCACCTTACTGGACGCAGGCGTTGAAAGTTTTGACCTGATTATTGTAAGCAGCGACTAAAATTTCCACCTCCTTTATCAAATCATTGTATTGATTTACGAGTTCATTATATTGATCCACTACCCTGTCATAGCTATCCCCTCTTTTTAACCTTGGCTTTTCCAATTCCGATTTTAAAAGAACAAGAGATTGGTTTAGATCACTGATTGTTTCGTTGGAGGTATTTATTTTTTCTTTCAAAGATAAATCTGGCTGAGGACAGGATGATAAAGGCAAGCCAAATTCCTGAACCGCCATCCAGGTGGTCTTTCCCTCAAAAGTTCCCTTAACAACAGCCACGCCGATCTCCTGAAAACGGGCATTTAACATATTGGCGCGATGCCCGGGACTGTTCATCCATCCGTCAATAAGCTTTTGATCGTTCCCAAAATTTCCCATTGCTAAATTTTCTCCAATAAGAATAAACTCATAATTTACGCCCTTCGCCAAATCAGACGGTCCCGCCCCCGATGGCGAAATATGCTCAAAATATTGATTTTTAAGCATATCCTGCGCCTTAGCAAGAGCTGAAGCGTCTAATTTTTTGTTTTCAAGCAACGCCGGAAGACCATTGTCCTTCCTTTGGACATTAGTTAATCTGATTACGCCGGCTTGAGTTAAAAATGATTGAGGCGCCTCTTCTTTGGCCACCATAGGCTCCGGGGCAAGAATCTCTTTTTCTATTTTTTCCGCTAACGAATTAAAGGATGGCGTTTTTATCTGTGTCAATTCCGCGCCGTTGAGAAAAAACAGGTAAAAAACTCCCGAAATAATCGCAAGCGCTAATACCGTCACTAATGTTGTTGGAAGTTTAAATCTCATAAATTTTATTCTTTTCAGCTATTTCGCTGTTAATATTAAATTTTTGTTTTATGCCGTCTGCAAGCATTAACATAGCTTTTTCTTCCCCGTGATTTATAAAAACTCTTTGCGGTTTTTTACCCCTGATCCTCCCCAGCCAATACAACAGTTTCGGCTGGTCAGCGTGCGAAGAATACGACCCTAAAGCAGAAACCTTTGCTCTAACAGAAATAAATTCTCCATCTATTTCAACTTTTTTATTTCCATCCAAAAGCTTTCTGCCGAGAGTATTCTCTGCCTGATAGCCGACCATGAGCAAGTGATTTTTAGAGCCGGGAAGATATCGTTTTAAATGATAAGTTATTCTGCCACCATTACACATCCCTGCGCCGGCTAAAATAATTTTGGGCGGAGAAATCTGGTTTATCGCCCTTGATTCTTCCACGTCCTTGGCATATTTCAAACCGGAAAAATTGAACAAATCGTCGCCGGAATTTATTTTCCTTTGAGCTTCTTCATCAAAAAAAGAAACATATTTCCGGTAAATATCAACTGCTTTTATGGCCAAAGGACTATCCAGAAAAATCGGCGCCTTCGAAATCTGTTCCGACTCGGCTAAATCGTTTAATTCATAAATGATTTCTTGAGTTCTCTCAAGGGAAAAAGCCGGTATCATCAGCACCCCTTTTCTCCCAATGGATTCCAAAATGGCTTGGTGAAGTCCTTTTTTTCTCCATTCAGCCGGCTCATGAAACCTTCCTCCGTAAGTTGATTCTATTATTACAAAATCGGCTTCATCAATGAATTCCATATCGTGGATTATCGGCGTCGAATTATTGCCCAAATCGCCGGAAAAAACAATTTTTTTCTCCTTCCCGTTTTCCTGAACGAAAACTTCAAAAATAGAAGAACCTAAAATATGACCGGCATCGCTCATTCTTACTTCAACATCAGAAGAGACTCTTTTTTTCTCATGATAATTAATTGGAGAAAAGTTATTCATTGCCCCGACAACGTCTTCCTCCCTAAACAACGGCTGGGAATTATTTTTCAAAGCCTCTTTTGAGATTATGTTGGCTGAATCCAGAAGAATGATTTCGGTTAAATCACGCGTCGGCAAAGTGCAATAGATCTTACCCTTAAATCCCTCCTTATTCAACTTTGGAATCCGTCCGCAATGGTCAACATGGGCATGAGTAAGCAAAACAAAATCAATCTCCTTTGGATTAAAACCAAAGGAGCTGAAGTTGTCTTGAGTTGAAAACTCTTGTCCTTGAAATAAACCGCAATCAACTAAAAATTTTGTCTTAGACGTTTCTATTAAGGCGCACGATCCGGTCACTTCCCGGCAGGCCCCATTAAAAGTTATGCGCATATTATTTGCCAAATCTTCTCTGGCGGAGATTATATTCCTCAAAAATTTCCTCCAAATCACTTTCTCCAAAATCCGGCCACAATTTATCTGAAAAGAAAAGTTCTGAATAAGTGGCCTGCCAAATAACGAAATTAGAAATTCTTTTTTCTTTTCCCGCCCTGATAATCATATCTGGATCAGGAAGCCCGGCGGTTGAAAGATGGCTGTTTATTAATTCTTCGCTTACATCCTTTGCCGAAATTTTCTCCTCAATAATTTTTTGGACAGCCTGAACAATGTCCCATCTCCCACCATAACTTATAGCCATATTAAGCTGAAAATTCTTATTATTCTTTGTTTCTTCCTCCACCACTTCAATCATTTTTTGGGTTGATTCCGG
Proteins encoded in this region:
- a CDS encoding MBL fold hydrolase, giving the protein MRITFNGACREVTGSCALIETSKTKFLVDCGLFQGQEFSTQDNFSSFGFNPKEIDFVLLTHAHVDHCGRIPKLNKEGFKGKIYCTLPTRDLTEIILLDSANIISKEALKNNSQPLFREEDVVGAMNNFSPINYHEKKRVSSDVEVRMSDAGHILGSSIFEVFVQENGKEKKIVFSGDLGNNSTPIIHDMEFIDEADFVIIESTYGGRFHEPAEWRKKGLHQAILESIGRKGVLMIPAFSLERTQEIIYELNDLAESEQISKAPIFLDSPLAIKAVDIYRKYVSFFDEEAQRKINSGDDLFNFSGLKYAKDVEESRAINQISPPKIILAGAGMCNGGRITYHLKRYLPGSKNHLLMVGYQAENTLGRKLLDGNKKVEIDGEFISVRAKVSALGSYSSHADQPKLLYWLGRIRGKKPQRVFINHGEEKAMLMLADGIKQKFNINSEIAEKNKIYEI
- the uppS gene encoding di-trans,poly-cis-decaprenylcistransferase is translated as MLNNQEHRPEDDQPLAGKSPRHVVIFPDGNRRWAKEKGLPSLQGHLEGYKKMQSFYEWCKKRGVKIVTVFGFSTENWNRTKEEVDYLMNLLENFLAHNREKYREEGMRVRIIGQKYRLPESTQKMIEVVEEETKNNKNFQLNMAISYGGRWDIVQAVQKIIEEKISAKDVSEELINSHLSTAGLPDPDMIIRAGKEKRISNFVIWQATYSELFFSDKLWPDFGESDLEEIFEEYNLRQRRFGK